Proteins found in one Haloferax litoreum genomic segment:
- a CDS encoding ATPase, T2SS/T4P/T4SS family, whose amino-acid sequence MARKDADGSGPKAIEGDAESPVEGDAAPDQASNARLGEYTWADFLDEYGEDGDVEALYGFDPRTRTETPGSSRWGEDEEHEVPTPDRTDWESVVLDPENYLDFHPVDVAEFVGKRGAHATDIHEQFEEFCDPETTPVVKDEWMWEHYKREYYYEDDGSRPRDSDGDIERFDAEDALGFDPDYIENALARGAQRADELDEVIDTRTVDVDEDLDEDEFFSSADGTTTLANRYDLEKAVPMEKKTHFREVERYWVNKPYAFVVIFHSVKENEKKYYAVEPYLNRVEDDLTEFLTSKLRNAIKYSEESIVRNGEDNRGAVIEAETYDLLSRYDLYDKPASKALASDGATESSGLMDRLGLGGLFGGNDEPDSTGTATVPDGGSASLFGGVASRLGLGGFTGGSKRTNRDDAPLGGIDGIAARPESAVLADDEADLNDYQVQKLQYYLRRDFIGYERIDGIKHDINVEDISCDGYNSPVFVYHSDYEQIISNIYHGEGELDDFVVKLAQRSGKGISKRRPQVDATLPDGSRAQLTLGREVSDHGTNYTIRQFKDVPFTPIDLINWSTFSLEEMAFLWLCIENDKSLIFAGGTASGKTTSLNAVSLFIPSNTKIVSIEDTREVELPQRNWIASVTRPSFADDDKGDVDEFDLLEAALRQRPDYIVMGEIRGEEGRTLFQVMSTGHTTYTTFHADSVGEVLKRFTTAPINVSKTMFSALDLVSIQTSTRVDGNKVRRNKSLTEINHYDPENDEINVQDVYQWQAETDEFLEMGSSNTLEEIKFDRGWDHKTLEHEIFKRQVVLAYLIDRGLNTYTQVAATFQAFINDQDTIIGLMATDDLERSLEDLREMESVHINIDPESEAMVPRPDPPEHVRELAREILRRAEEELFPDYRNRDVGEVAEALGHMRSEPDVEATPGERNELDSLEEATSDPALGEGSERSELDAGDETPEIEGDDGPSPIDGEEETPALEAAMEDADDPDEQAKRDAATDLWESLLESDVEGEPNDFGFDEEGDPTFPDPKDDDIDLDDFFGAFGIEEPSDSASSDDDSTTTEADASEDADAADETVDESWGGFKAAETDTPDEEKTESQSVQRDEDE is encoded by the coding sequence ATGGCAAGGAAAGACGCCGACGGTTCCGGGCCAAAGGCGATCGAGGGTGACGCGGAGTCACCGGTGGAGGGCGATGCCGCCCCGGACCAGGCGTCAAACGCCCGCTTAGGCGAGTATACGTGGGCCGACTTCCTCGACGAATATGGGGAAGACGGCGATGTCGAGGCCCTCTATGGCTTCGACCCGCGGACCCGCACGGAGACACCGGGTAGTTCACGGTGGGGAGAAGACGAGGAACACGAGGTTCCGACCCCAGACCGCACAGATTGGGAGAGCGTCGTGCTCGACCCCGAGAACTATCTCGACTTCCACCCGGTCGACGTGGCCGAATTCGTCGGGAAGCGAGGCGCGCACGCGACGGACATTCACGAACAGTTCGAAGAGTTCTGTGACCCCGAGACCACGCCGGTCGTCAAAGACGAGTGGATGTGGGAGCACTACAAACGAGAGTATTACTACGAAGACGATGGCTCCCGCCCGCGGGACAGCGACGGCGACATCGAGCGTTTCGACGCCGAAGATGCCCTCGGGTTCGACCCCGACTATATCGAGAACGCACTCGCACGAGGTGCCCAACGCGCCGACGAACTCGACGAGGTCATCGACACTCGGACGGTCGACGTCGACGAAGACCTCGACGAAGACGAGTTCTTCTCCAGTGCAGACGGCACGACGACGCTGGCGAACCGCTACGACCTCGAAAAGGCGGTTCCGATGGAGAAGAAGACACACTTCCGTGAGGTCGAACGGTACTGGGTCAACAAGCCCTACGCGTTCGTCGTCATCTTCCACTCGGTCAAAGAGAACGAGAAGAAGTACTACGCGGTCGAACCCTACCTGAACCGCGTCGAGGACGACCTGACAGAGTTCCTCACGAGCAAACTCCGGAACGCAATCAAGTACAGCGAAGAGAGCATCGTCCGAAACGGCGAGGACAACCGTGGGGCAGTCATCGAGGCGGAGACGTACGACCTCCTGTCGCGATACGACCTCTACGACAAGCCAGCATCGAAGGCGCTCGCGTCCGACGGGGCGACCGAGTCGTCCGGTCTCATGGACCGTCTCGGACTCGGCGGACTGTTCGGTGGGAACGACGAGCCTGACTCGACGGGCACGGCCACAGTTCCAGACGGCGGCAGTGCGTCTCTCTTCGGCGGCGTCGCCTCACGACTCGGACTCGGTGGGTTCACCGGCGGGTCGAAACGAACGAACCGCGACGACGCACCGCTCGGCGGTATCGACGGCATCGCCGCACGCCCAGAGTCCGCAGTTCTCGCAGACGACGAGGCAGACCTGAACGACTATCAAGTCCAGAAGCTCCAGTACTACCTCCGCCGCGACTTCATCGGGTACGAGCGAATCGACGGCATCAAACACGACATCAACGTCGAGGACATCTCGTGTGACGGGTACAACTCCCCGGTGTTCGTCTACCACTCCGACTACGAACAGATTATCTCGAACATCTACCACGGCGAGGGCGAACTCGACGACTTCGTCGTCAAACTCGCACAGCGTTCCGGGAAGGGCATCTCGAAACGTCGGCCACAGGTCGACGCGACGCTGCCCGACGGGTCGCGTGCGCAACTCACACTCGGCCGAGAGGTGTCCGACCACGGGACGAACTACACCATCCGTCAGTTCAAGGACGTCCCGTTCACGCCAATCGACCTCATCAACTGGTCGACGTTCTCGCTCGAAGAGATGGCGTTCCTGTGGCTTTGCATCGAGAACGACAAGAGTCTCATCTTCGCCGGCGGCACCGCGTCCGGGAAGACGACATCCCTGAACGCCGTCTCGCTGTTCATCCCGTCGAACACGAAAATCGTCTCCATCGAGGACACCCGCGAAGTCGAACTCCCACAACGAAACTGGATTGCGTCCGTCACGCGCCCCTCGTTCGCAGACGACGACAAAGGCGACGTGGACGAGTTCGACCTGCTCGAAGCGGCGCTCCGTCAACGCCCCGACTACATCGTCATGGGAGAGATTCGTGGGGAAGAAGGCCGGACGCTCTTTCAGGTTATGTCCACGGGTCACACCACCTACACGACGTTCCACGCGGACTCCGTGGGTGAAGTCCTCAAACGCTTCACGACCGCACCCATCAACGTCTCGAAGACGATGTTCTCCGCGCTCGACCTGGTGTCTATCCAGACGTCGACGCGGGTCGATGGCAACAAGGTTCGCCGGAACAAGTCGCTCACCGAAATCAACCACTACGACCCAGAGAACGACGAAATCAACGTTCAGGACGTCTACCAGTGGCAGGCAGAGACGGACGAGTTCCTCGAGATGGGGTCGTCGAACACGCTCGAAGAGATAAAGTTCGACCGCGGGTGGGACCACAAGACGCTCGAACACGAGATTTTCAAGCGACAGGTGGTCCTCGCGTACCTCATCGACCGCGGCCTCAACACGTACACACAGGTCGCCGCGACGTTCCAGGCGTTCATCAACGACCAGGACACTATCATCGGCCTGATGGCCACCGACGACCTCGAACGCAGTCTCGAAGACCTGCGTGAGATGGAGTCGGTCCACATCAACATCGACCCCGAGAGCGAGGCGATGGTTCCCCGCCCCGACCCACCGGAACACGTCAGAGAACTCGCCAGAGAGATTCTCCGTCGGGCCGAAGAAGAACTCTTCCCCGACTACCGTAACCGCGACGTCGGCGAAGTCGCAGAGGCACTCGGGCACATGCGAAGCGAACCCGACGTCGAGGCGACGCCCGGCGAACGGAACGAACTCGACTCGCTCGAAGAGGCCACTAGCGACCCTGCCCTCGGCGAAGGGTCAGAGCGGTCTGAACTCGACGCTGGTGACGAGACGCCCGAAATCGAAGGTGACGACGGTCCGTCGCCCATCGACGGCGAAGAAGAGACGCCGGCGCTCGAAGCAGCGATGGAGGACGCAGACGACCCGGACGAACAGGCGAAACGTGACGCCGCGACGGACCTGTGGGAGTCACTGCTCGAATCCGACGTCGAAGGCGAACCCAACGATTTCGGATTCGACGAAGAAGGCGACCCGACGTTCCCGGACCCGAAGGACGACGACATCGACCTCGACGACTTCTTCGGTGCATTCGGTATCGAGGAACCCAGTGACTCGGCGTCGTCGGACGACGACTCGACCACCACGGAGGCGGACGCGAGCGAAGACGCCGACGCCGCCGACGAGACGGTCGACGAGTCGTGGGGCGGGTTCAAAGCGGCAGAGACAGACACGCCAGACGAAGAGAAGACGGAGTCACAGTCCGTCCAGCGCGACGAGGACGAGTAG
- a CDS encoding type II secretion system F family protein: MSNFDAENSAGLDRSTDTLGDAFYPLFQILFDEDGEFVADVEEKLQQARMPNTVELYLSRALAVGVLVGLSLWILGMSLGYGIFALGLVSAESISLGIPVGSESTAELLRSLVMPAAVTVSGIVFGSIGFALGFGTLVGMPYSKASARKREINMLLSDAISFMYALSVGGLNQLEILEAMARADDTYGEVSREFQSIVQETEYFGTDYRNAIRQQALLTPSDELSQFLTDMLSIVNSGGDMEGFLKDKKDKHLRTAKQQQEQTLDTMELFGEMYMTLSLFPLLLIIILVIMSMLGKAQQELLYATVYGLIPLVGVGFLVLISTVKQDEIGDGFLAPANGSARLQGQQQEGLVHMGLVESYVGEYSLFSRIKDREGTYKTRELLRQPHVFFKQHPLFTLALTVPASMVLLAVAVVGGSAPTSWEGMIAQPIWGTVIWFYVPVYLVTVPLAVFHEWNVHSRSAITGKLSDNLRKLSSANDTGQTLLESFKTVADTSSGKLADEFEIMYAKVNYGMSLREALVEFNNKYHIPRLARTVKLITKAQEASSQITEVLTTAAQSSENQDDIERERIARTRMQVAIILMTYVTLLAVMAILKTQFLDVMAGLSSQASGSSGGVSGGPSFGGALDPDLMSLLFFHGVTLQAVLSGFISGYIRNADLLAGVKFVVVLQTLALGVWMVVG, encoded by the coding sequence ATGAGCAATTTCGACGCCGAGAACTCCGCGGGACTTGACCGAAGCACCGACACACTCGGTGACGCCTTCTATCCACTCTTTCAGATTCTCTTCGACGAAGACGGCGAGTTCGTCGCGGACGTCGAAGAGAAACTCCAGCAAGCGCGGATGCCGAACACCGTCGAACTGTACCTCTCACGGGCGCTCGCAGTGGGTGTCCTCGTCGGACTCTCGCTGTGGATTCTCGGAATGTCGCTCGGATACGGCATCTTCGCGCTCGGACTCGTGTCGGCGGAATCGATAAGCCTCGGTATCCCCGTCGGGAGCGAATCGACTGCCGAACTCCTCCGCTCACTCGTCATGCCTGCTGCGGTCACTGTCTCGGGCATCGTCTTCGGGTCCATCGGGTTCGCACTCGGATTCGGGACACTCGTGGGGATGCCGTACTCGAAAGCGTCCGCCCGGAAGCGCGAGATAAACATGCTCCTCTCGGACGCCATCTCGTTCATGTACGCGCTGTCGGTGGGGGGACTGAACCAACTCGAAATCCTCGAAGCGATGGCGCGCGCAGACGACACCTACGGCGAAGTCTCGCGCGAGTTCCAGAGCATCGTCCAAGAGACGGAGTACTTCGGAACCGACTACCGAAACGCGATTCGCCAGCAGGCACTTCTCACACCGTCCGACGAACTCTCCCAGTTCCTCACTGACATGCTCTCTATCGTCAACTCTGGCGGTGACATGGAGGGCTTCCTCAAGGACAAGAAAGACAAGCACCTCCGGACGGCCAAACAGCAACAAGAACAGACGCTGGACACGATGGAACTGTTCGGCGAGATGTACATGACGCTCTCGTTGTTCCCACTGCTCCTCATCATCATCCTCGTCATCATGAGCATGCTCGGGAAGGCACAACAGGAACTCCTCTACGCCACCGTCTACGGCCTCATTCCGCTCGTCGGCGTCGGGTTCTTGGTCCTCATCTCGACGGTCAAGCAAGACGAGATTGGCGATGGGTTCCTCGCACCGGCGAACGGGAGTGCCCGACTCCAGGGCCAGCAACAAGAGGGTCTCGTTCACATGGGACTCGTCGAGTCGTACGTCGGCGAGTACAGTCTGTTCTCGCGCATCAAGGACCGCGAAGGGACGTACAAGACGCGAGAGTTACTCCGGCAACCACACGTCTTCTTCAAACAACACCCGCTTTTCACCCTCGCGCTGACCGTTCCCGCCTCGATGGTCCTCCTCGCGGTTGCCGTCGTCGGAGGGTCTGCGCCCACGTCGTGGGAGGGGATGATTGCACAACCCATCTGGGGAACCGTCATCTGGTTCTACGTCCCCGTCTACCTCGTCACCGTCCCGCTGGCAGTCTTCCACGAGTGGAACGTCCACTCCCGGTCTGCGATAACCGGGAAACTCTCGGACAACCTCCGAAAGCTTTCGAGTGCGAACGACACCGGCCAGACGCTCCTCGAATCGTTCAAAACCGTCGCCGACACGTCCTCCGGGAAACTCGCCGACGAGTTCGAGATAATGTACGCGAAGGTCAACTACGGGATGAGTCTCCGTGAGGCACTCGTCGAGTTCAACAACAAGTACCACATCCCGCGCCTCGCTCGGACGGTCAAACTCATCACGAAGGCCCAAGAGGCGTCCAGCCAGATTACGGAAGTCCTGACGACTGCCGCACAGTCCTCCGAGAACCAAGACGACATCGAGCGGGAACGTATCGCACGGACCCGGATGCAGGTCGCGATTATCCTCATGACCTACGTCACGCTGTTGGCGGTCATGGCCATCCTGAAGACGCAGTTCCTCGACGTGATGGCGGGCCTCTCGTCACAGGCGTCCGGGTCCAGTGGCGGCGTCTCCGGTGGTCCGAGTTTCGGCGGTGCACTCGACCCGGACCTCATGTCGCTCCTGTTCTTCCACGGGGTCACCCTTCAAGCGGTGCTCTCGGGGTTCATCAGCGGCTACATCCGTAACGCCGACCTCCTCGCGGGGGTCAAGTTCGTCGTCGTCCTGCAGACGCTCGCACTCGGGGTCTGGATGGTGGTTGGCTGA
- a CDS encoding DUF7287 family protein yields MRRRDHTAGTERSRAQTTLDYAVGVGIFLLAIAWVIGTVPQIVQPFDDAQDRPLVANRAADHLAGGALSPPGEQTVLDTECVEGFFENTSPPADCEYGTGPVEDAIGVGDTYDVNVTLVRDGSVVSLPGGSDATRGEPVPTSGQVVAARRSVLVDGQLHQLLVRVW; encoded by the coding sequence ATGCGACGACGTGACCACACCGCCGGAACCGAACGGAGTCGGGCACAGACGACGCTCGACTACGCCGTCGGCGTCGGAATCTTCCTCCTCGCCATCGCGTGGGTCATCGGAACCGTCCCCCAAATCGTCCAACCGTTCGACGACGCGCAGGACCGTCCTCTCGTCGCCAACCGTGCGGCTGACCACCTCGCGGGTGGCGCACTCTCGCCACCGGGGGAACAGACGGTTCTCGACACGGAGTGTGTCGAGGGATTCTTCGAAAATACGTCGCCGCCGGCCGACTGTGAGTACGGAACCGGACCGGTCGAAGACGCGATCGGTGTCGGAGACACGTACGACGTGAACGTCACGCTCGTTCGGGATGGGTCGGTCGTATCGCTTCCCGGTGGGTCAGATGCGACGCGCGGTGAGCCTGTACCGACCTCCGGGCAAGTCGTCGCCGCTCGCCGCTCGGTTCTCGTCGACGGACAACTCCACCAACTACTGGTGAGGGTCTGGTAA
- a CDS encoding DUF7288 family protein, with amino-acid sequence MVTMDRGQAHALEAFVAATVLLASVTFALQVTAVTPLTASTSSQHIENQQAAVAQGLLDAAAENGSLKRTLLLENISAEEGGNYVAGGPPTVFGRMLNDTFRDRGIAFNVIVYSVQSNQEGKALNRVSLVHMGQPSDHAASASRLVTLMDDDVLHEVDDRTAIPTTTRLDSASSFYVDQRHDTDPVWSALKVEVVVWRM; translated from the coding sequence CTGGTAACGATGGACCGTGGACAAGCACACGCACTCGAGGCGTTCGTCGCCGCCACCGTCCTGCTGGCGAGTGTCACCTTCGCCCTCCAGGTGACCGCCGTCACACCCCTAACTGCGAGTACGTCGAGTCAACACATCGAGAACCAGCAAGCAGCAGTCGCACAGGGACTCCTCGACGCCGCGGCCGAAAACGGGTCGCTCAAGCGCACACTCCTCCTCGAAAATATCAGTGCAGAAGAAGGGGGGAACTACGTCGCTGGCGGCCCGCCGACGGTGTTCGGGCGGATGCTCAACGACACGTTCCGTGACCGCGGAATCGCGTTCAACGTAATCGTATACTCTGTCCAATCAAATCAAGAGGGGAAGGCACTCAACCGAGTCAGTCTCGTCCACATGGGGCAACCGAGCGACCACGCCGCGTCGGCGTCTCGTCTCGTTACGCTCATGGACGACGACGTGCTCCACGAAGTGGACGACAGGACTGCCATTCCGACGACGACGAGGCTCGACTCGGCGTCGTCGTTCTACGTCGACCAGCGACACGATACGGACCCAGTGTGGTCCGCGTTGAAAGTAGAGGTGGTCGTATGGCGGATGTGA
- a CDS encoding DUF7261 family protein produces MADVTLPSRDAGEGRGQLFLITALAIAVLLVSLALILNTAIYTENIATRTTDTQLDEATSAQRVAVDTGGVILDAENRRGGSPSDIESRFETTLANWSSSAATLEATNGFTTNVSYTGTNTTGLRVHQDDASRDFTDNSSKVEWVVIEDGRVRGIRFNVSRTSLDSTPSDAFRLEIDNNDGGTNDDVRVTMHDDGTNVVVTVENETGVVGSCAVEPTNDGSLVVDVSDATVGTQYCPPLETAHDEVDGEIDLEFDNADNATGTYELYATNDDTNLFDLFDGDEYATVGSGYWPVQQDAIYDANVTFVFQSSGTTVKKEIRIAPGEL; encoded by the coding sequence ATGGCGGATGTGACGCTCCCCTCGCGAGACGCCGGTGAGGGCCGTGGGCAACTCTTCCTCATCACTGCCCTCGCAATCGCCGTCCTGTTGGTTAGTCTCGCGTTGATTCTCAACACCGCAATCTACACCGAGAACATCGCCACCCGGACGACCGACACGCAACTCGACGAGGCGACGAGCGCACAGCGCGTCGCCGTCGATACTGGAGGCGTGATTTTGGATGCAGAAAATCGGCGTGGTGGGTCACCCTCGGATATCGAGTCCCGATTCGAGACCACACTGGCGAACTGGAGTTCGTCGGCGGCGACGTTGGAGGCGACGAACGGGTTCACGACGAACGTCTCGTACACTGGGACGAACACGACTGGCTTGCGAGTCCACCAAGACGACGCCTCACGGGACTTCACCGACAACTCGTCGAAAGTCGAATGGGTGGTCATCGAAGATGGCCGCGTTCGCGGTATCCGGTTCAACGTCTCGCGGACCAGTCTCGATAGCACCCCTTCCGACGCCTTCAGGCTCGAAATCGACAACAACGACGGTGGCACGAACGACGACGTGCGAGTCACGATGCACGACGATGGGACAAACGTCGTCGTCACCGTGGAAAACGAGACTGGTGTCGTCGGTTCCTGTGCAGTCGAACCGACGAACGACGGTTCACTCGTCGTGGACGTAAGCGACGCGACTGTGGGGACACAGTACTGCCCACCACTCGAAACCGCTCACGACGAGGTCGACGGCGAAATCGACCTCGAGTTCGACAACGCGGACAACGCAACCGGAACGTACGAACTGTACGCGACGAACGACGATACCAACCTCTTCGACCTGTTCGATGGGGACGAATACGCGACGGTCGGAAGCGGGTACTGGCCCGTTCAACAGGACGCGATATACGACGCTAACGTGACGTTCGTGTTCCAGTCCAGTGGGACGACTGTGAAAAAGGAAATCCGAATCGCACCGGGTGAACTCTGA
- a CDS encoding DUF7266 family protein, with protein sequence MNSRAVSTTLGFVLTLTITTILISGIMVAAGGFVSSEHERVTETELEVVGQRLAANLEAADRVVASSGDETVTDVETRLELPNRVAGTTYRIEVESNELVLQSVDPEVTVRIDVETATDLKPGSVDAGDVTVSYDAATDELEVTNG encoded by the coding sequence ATGAATTCACGAGCAGTCTCGACCACCCTCGGTTTCGTCCTGACCCTCACGATAACGACGATACTCATCTCGGGTATCATGGTCGCGGCAGGTGGGTTCGTCTCGTCCGAGCACGAGCGTGTGACCGAGACAGAACTCGAAGTCGTCGGACAGCGTCTCGCGGCGAATCTGGAGGCCGCAGACCGGGTCGTCGCGTCGTCAGGTGACGAGACGGTCACGGACGTGGAGACGCGTCTCGAGCTTCCCAACCGGGTCGCTGGAACGACGTACAGAATCGAAGTCGAATCGAACGAACTCGTCTTGCAGTCGGTCGACCCCGAGGTGACCGTCCGCATCGACGTCGAAACCGCGACAGACCTCAAGCCGGGGTCAGTCGACGCGGGCGACGTCACTGTCTCATACGATGCGGCCACCGACGAACTGGAGGTGACCAATGGTTGA